From one Melioribacteraceae bacterium genomic stretch:
- a CDS encoding ABC transporter permease, translating into MQIKESIVMAFDSLRTNKLRSILTLIGIGIGLFSIIIVMTAIGAVQKTVEDAFSSIGTNNFIIQKYPAVRMGPGHWRMYRNRKDLTSDQGRRLKELTILPTAIGIEMDDGGNIVKYKNLSTNPNVNVIGTDLDNFMVNDLKVEFGRGFTIQDMDYIRRYAIIGKDVADKLFENVDPIGEEIKVDNQPFEVIGVFEKKGSVLGSGQDNFVAIPLPMFERMYGEERGATFTIMAPSPELMERTMDEVIGALRVIRKVPIGEDNDFEIVTNDQLVDQFNDLTKYFKLGAGVVAFIALLAAGVGIMNIMLVSVTERTREIGIRKAIGARKSIIRSQFVAEAIVLSQIGGIGGIVLGVLGGNLVAIMINVSVVVPIDWIMIGLTVTTLVGVVFGVYPAIKASNLDPIEALRYE; encoded by the coding sequence ATGCAAATCAAAGAATCAATTGTAATGGCTTTCGATTCATTAAGAACCAACAAGCTAAGATCAATTTTAACATTAATTGGAATTGGAATTGGTTTGTTCTCGATCATAATTGTGATGACTGCCATTGGTGCTGTTCAAAAAACAGTAGAAGATGCATTTAGTTCGATTGGTACTAATAATTTTATTATTCAGAAATATCCGGCAGTAAGGATGGGTCCGGGTCATTGGAGAATGTACCGTAACCGAAAAGATCTTACATCAGACCAAGGTAGAAGGTTGAAAGAATTAACAATACTTCCTACAGCAATCGGAATTGAGATGGATGATGGTGGGAATATTGTTAAATATAAGAATCTATCAACCAATCCGAATGTAAATGTTATAGGAACTGATTTAGACAACTTTATGGTAAATGACTTAAAAGTGGAATTTGGTCGTGGATTTACAATACAGGACATGGATTATATAAGACGATATGCCATTATTGGTAAAGATGTGGCTGATAAACTTTTTGAAAATGTTGATCCAATCGGAGAAGAAATTAAAGTTGATAATCAACCTTTTGAAGTTATTGGTGTTTTCGAGAAAAAGGGAAGTGTTTTAGGAAGCGGTCAGGATAATTTTGTGGCAATACCGTTACCTATGTTCGAAAGGATGTATGGTGAAGAAAGAGGAGCAACATTTACAATAATGGCTCCGAGTCCTGAGTTAATGGAAAGAACAATGGATGAAGTGATTGGAGCATTAAGAGTAATCAGAAAAGTTCCAATCGGAGAAGATAACGATTTTGAAATTGTAACAAATGACCAATTGGTTGACCAGTTCAATGATCTAACAAAGTATTTCAAGCTGGGTGCCGGTGTTGTTGCATTCATTGCGTTGCTTGCAGCCGGAGTTGGCATTATGAATATTATGCTTGTCTCGGTCACGGAACGTACGCGTGAAATTGGGATACGAAAAGCAATAGGTGCGAGAAAATCCATAATTCGTTCTCAATTTGTAGCAGAAGCTATTGTGCTTTCACAGATAGGTGGAATTGGCGGAATAGTTCTTGGCGTACTAGGTGGTAATTTGGTTGCGATAATGATAAATGTTTCGGTTGTTGTTCCCATTGATTGGATAATGATTGGATTGACTGTTACTACTTTAGTTGGCGTTGTTTTTGGCGTTTATCCGGCAATAAAAGCATCAAACTTAGACCCAATTGAAGCACTTAGATATGAATAA